GGGGATTGGTGCAAAATTAACGACATCAATTATCGTATTACTAACATTCACATGTGCTGTTTTAGGTGTATCGAGTTATTACAATAGCTATAACTCGCTTGAGGTACAAATTCGTGACAACTTGCAATCAAAGGCAGAGGATGTCTCTAACTATATGGAAGAGTTTTTCAAGCGTACGAATATCGAAGTAGAAGGTATTGCAGAGCAAGAAGTCATCCGTAATATGGATTTTGCCGAGCAGAAAATGTATTTAAATAAGCGCTTAGCAGAAAGCGATGATTATTTAGAATTTGCGATTGTTGATGAAAAGGGTGTTGCGCATTATTTAGATGATTCGACGGCCGATTTGGCGGATCGCTCATACATAAAGGCCGCTTTTGCTGGTGAAACAGCAATGTCGGATACAATTATTAGTCGGGTAACAAATGAACCTGTTGTTATGATTGCTACACCAATTGATACAACTACTGGCGAAAAGGCATTGCTATTAGCACGTATTGATGGCTACTTTTTATCGAATATTTTACAAGATATCGTAGTCGGGGAAACAGGGTATGTATTTTTAGTAAATGCTGAAGGTACAATTCAAGCGCATCCAAATGCAGATTATGTAAAAAATCAAATGAATTTTATTGCTGAAGCCGAAGCAACTGGAACAACAACGGGCGAAGCGACTGCCATTCAAAAAATCATTTCCGTAGAAGAAGGGTTTTATGAATTTAAACATTCAGATGGCAACAATCGTTTTTTAGGTCACCATCAATTAGATAATGGATGGTCTATCGCTGTAATGGCGGAAGAAAATGAAATGTTCGTTGGCTTAAAGCAAATGCGCATTATTTTAAGTGCTTTTACATTTGGCATGTTATTTATCGGGTTTGGCTTTGCCTTTTTCGTATCGAATAGCATTAGTCGTCCAATTCGCTCGGTAGTAAAGGTAAGTGAGTTTGTAGGGCAGGGGGATTTTACACATAGACCGAACGAACGTCATTTAAAGCGTAAAGATGAGTTAGGCGTTTTGGCACATTCACTAGATCAAGTTGTAGAAAATATGCGTACGATGATTACAAAAGTGCAAACAGGCTCGTCAAATGTCAATGTAGCTTCGTGTGATTTAATGGGTGATGTTGAGAATGTGGCAGACAATGCAAAAATCATTGCG
This portion of the Solibacillus daqui genome encodes:
- a CDS encoding methyl-accepting chemotaxis protein, producing the protein MKNWGIGAKLTTSIIVLLTFTCAVLGVSSYYNSYNSLEVQIRDNLQSKAEDVSNYMEEFFKRTNIEVEGIAEQEVIRNMDFAEQKMYLNKRLAESDDYLEFAIVDEKGVAHYLDDSTADLADRSYIKAAFAGETAMSDTIISRVTNEPVVMIATPIDTTTGEKALLLARIDGYFLSNILQDIVVGETGYVFLVNAEGTIQAHPNADYVKNQMNFIAEAEATGTTTGEATAIQKIISVEEGFYEFKHSDGNNRFLGHHQLDNGWSIAVMAEENEMFVGLKQMRIILSAFTFGMLFIGFGFAFFVSNSISRPIRSVVKVSEFVGQGDFTHRPNERHLKRKDELGVLAHSLDQVVENMRTMITKVQTGSSNVNVASCDLMGDVENVADNAKIIAQSIEEVKRGAVSQTQVAEESAATMGQLAIGIQQVAEVASTVSQHTDFIETKVHDGYSAVRHSIAQMNAIQKGMEIELAVIHKLKQESLEIGLISKMITDISDQTNLLALNASIEAARAGEAGLGFAVVAGEVRKLSEQTAHSAAQINVLIQKVQQYTEEAVHAAESGEENVELGLQSINQLEQRFSEIVDAVTHIATEIEELSGSAQEMSSNTEEVSASMEEMSASVTSSAGYVTDVAVSALGQLQTVDEMTKQAEQLSDMARELQVAIQQFKL